In one Silene latifolia isolate original U9 population chromosome 10, ASM4854445v1, whole genome shotgun sequence genomic region, the following are encoded:
- the LOC141606125 gene encoding DNA replication licensing factor MCM5 produces the protein MSGWDEGGVYYSDQAQFPPGAGGRNDGVGKHSVLLKFKEFIRGFETEKNVYPYRESLVHNPTSLVVDLEHLDAFDPDLPELLRSSPADFLPLFETAAAEVLTSFKSKVAGETGEMEEPVAQDVQILLTSREDSLSMRSLGAQYISKLVKISGITIAASRTKAKATYVTLLCKNCRNVKLVACRPGLGGAIIPRSCDHVAQPGEESCPMDPWLVVPDKSKYVDQQTLKLQENPEDVPTGELPRNMLLSIDRHLVQTIVPGTRLTIMGIYSIFQASNSSTSHRGAVAVRQPYIRVVGIEEANDNSSRGQAAFTADEIEEFKKFASQNDVYERICSKIAPSIFGHDDVKRAVACLLFGGSRKTLPDGVRLRGDINVLLLGDPSTAKSQFLKFVEKTAPVAVYTSGKGSSAAGLTASVIRDGSTREFYLEGGAMVLADGGVVCIDEFDKMRTEDRVAIHEAMEQQTISIAKAGITTVLNSRTSVLAAANPPSGRYDDLKTAQDNIDLQTTILSRFDLIFIVKDVRMYSQDKIIASHVIKVHASANAVTGDPKTKKEENWLKRFIHYCRTECHPRLSDSAAKKLQTEYVNIRQNMRQQANETGEAAAVPITVRQLEAIIRLSESLAKMGLSHIATENHVQEAIRLFTVATMDAARSGINQLMNPTPEMANEIKQAEAHIKRRIGIGSHISERRLIDDLTRMGMNESIVRRALVVMHLRDEVEYKRERRVIVRKA, from the exons ATGTCTGGTTGGGACGAAGGCGGCGTATATTACAGCGACCAAGCCCAGTTTCCCCCGGGTGCCGGTGGCCGAAACGACGGCGTCGGAAAGCATTCCGTCTTACTCAAGTTCAAAGAATTCATCCGCGGTTTTGAGACCGAAAAGAATGTTTATCCCTACCGTGAAAGTCTTGTACATAACCCGACTTCGCTTGTGGTGGATCTGGAGCACCTTGATGCATTCGATCCCGACTTACCTGAACTTCTCCGCTCTTCCCCCGCCGACTTCCTTCCTCTT tttgagaCGGCGGCTGCTGAGGTGTTGACTAGCTTTAAGTCAAAGGTGGCGGGGGAGACGGGTGAAATGGAGGAGCCTGTGGCTCAGGATGTTCAGATTTTACTGACTTCGAGGGAGGATTCACTGTCTATGCGATCACTAGGAGCTCAGTATATATCGAAACTGGTGAAGATATCTGGGATTACTATAGCAGCTTCTCGTACCAAGGCGAAGGCTACTTATGTTACTCTTCTTTGTAAGAATTGTCGTAATGTTAAGCTTGTTGCTTGTCGGCCTGGTCTTGGCGGTGCCATTATTCCTAGATCTTGTGATCATGTTGCACAG CCTGGTGAAGAATCTTGCCCTATGGATCCTTGGCTTGTTGTTCCTGATAAGAGCAAGTATGTTGATCAGCAAACTCTCAAGCTTCAAGAGAATCCCgag GATGTTCCCACCGGAGAATTACCAAGAAACATGCTTCTTTCTATCGATAGGCATCTTGTTCAAACTATTGTTCCTGGTACCAGACTCACTATTATGGGCATTTACAGTATCTTTCAAGCTTCCAATTCGTCTACTTC CCATAGAGGAGCTGTTGCTGTTAGACAACCTTATATAAGAGTTGTGGGAATCGAAGAAGCCAATGACAACAGCTCCCGGGGTCAAGCTGCTTTCACTGCAGACGAG ATTGAGGAATTTAAAAAATTTGCTAGTCAAAATGATGTATATGAACGCATATGCTCCAAGATTGCTCCCTCTATATTTGGTCATGATGATGTGAAAAGGGCTGTTGCTTGCCTATTGTTTGGCGGATCACGAAAG ACTTTACCTGATGGTGTCAGATTAAGAGGTGACATTAACGTCCTGCTTTTAGGCGACCCTTCTACTGCTAAATCGCAG TTTTTGAAGTTCGTTGAGAAAACTGCTCCTGTTGCTGTGTACACTTCGGGTAAAGGTTCTTCAGCTGCTGGTCTTACAGCGTCAGTGATTAGAGATGGTAGCACA CGTGAGTTTTATCTCGAAGGAGGTGCAATGGTACTGGCAGATGGTGGTGTTGTCTGCATTGATGAGTTTGACAAGATGAGAACTGAAGACAG GGTTGCTATTCATGAAGCTATGGAACAACAAACAATCTCTATTGCTAAAGCAGGAATAACAACTGTTCTTAATTCGAGAACGTCTGTGCTTGCTGCTGCTAACCCTCCATCAGGGCGTTATGATGATCTGAAG ACAGCACAGGATAACATTGACTTGCAGACAACTATCCTTTCAAGGTTTGACTTAATCTTCATCGTGAAGGACGTTAGGATGTACAGTCAAGACAAG ATAATTGCAAGCCATGTAATTAAGGTGCATGCATCAGCAAACGCAGTTACTGGGGACCCTAAaactaaaaaggaggaaaattGGTTAAAGAG ATTTATACATTACTGTAGAACTGAATGCCACCCTCGGTTGTCGGATTCAGCTGCCAAGAAATTGCAGACAGAATATGTTAATATTCGACAG AATATGAGACAGCAAGCAAATGAAACTGGCGAAGCAGCTGCTGTCCCAATTACAGTGAGGCAGCTAGAGGCTATAATTAGGCTGAGTGAATCCCTTGCCAAGATGGGATT GTCACATATAGCAACAGAAAATCACGTACAAGAGGCTATACGGCTCTTCACTGTTGCGACAATGGATGCTGCGCGCTCTGGAATTAATCAGCTAATGAATCCAACTCCTGAAATGGCAAATGAGATAAAG CAAGCGGAAGCGCATATCAAGAGAAGGATAGGAATAGGGAGCCACATATCAGAAAGACGGCTAATAGATGATCTGACCAGAATGGGGATGAATGAATCAATTGTAAGAAGAGCGCTTGTGGTAATGCACCTCAGAGATGAAGTCGAGTACAAAAGAGAAAGGCGTGTTATTGTTCGTAAAGCCTGA
- the LOC141606119 gene encoding uncharacterized protein LOC141606119 isoform X1, translating to MVGGWSCSKILGMNTPTITSSTTTSSYVRCCSTSSLSLSPHFNNTSSLRCAVVGAGFAGLSVAWHLLFNSPKDLKLHVDVFDELGIGGGASGVSGGLIHPYSPKVKLLWRAEECWIECLNLLKVAEDAAKSPHFGLDTDSFVVRRTGILRPAVNEKNLDVMKENALNCLSSCRIRTIDGVAARELVPNLSTPLDTAFFMPDAVNVNPQVYLQALYLACENLVTRMDSTGYQRKSISLQKESVASLHDLKGEYDAVIVCLGAKVDTLPELSGMLPIRTCRGIVALLQLHDVSCEEYPGHSPSILSDAWVAIQSPRSLCLGSTWEWGSRNYSSSVSVEEASATLRELVPKASTVYPEITKWSLTGARAGVRAMPPLTPQGSFPLLGCIDDLVGGSSPSKFWLIGGLGSRGLLYHGWLGKLTAGAVLSGQEDVLPPELTSWRKMKRK from the exons ATGGTTGGAGGATGGAGTTGCAGCAAAATCTTGGGCATGAATACTCCTACTATAACTTcttcaacaacaacatcatcataTGTCCGCTGCTGTTCAACTTCTTCATTATCATTATCTCCCCATTTTAATAATACGTCATCCCTCAg GTGTGCTGTTGTTGGTGCCGGCTTTGCTGGTTTGTCCGTCGCTTGGCATTTGCTCTTT AACAGTCCCAAGGATCTGAAATTGCATGTTGATGTATTTGATGAATTGGGAATTGGTGGCGGTGCCTCGGGAGTCTCTGGGGGACTTATTCATCCTTATTCCCCTAAGG TGAAGCTTCTTTGGAGAGCTGAAGAATGTTGGATAGAGTGTCTTAATCTTCTCAAGGTTGCTGAAGATGCTGCTAAATCTCCCCACTTTGGACTCGATACTGATTCGTTCGTTGTTAGAAGAAC GGGTATTCTGAGACCAGCTGTCAATGAGAAGAACTTAGATGTGATGAAAGAA AATGCTTTGAATTGTCTGTCAAGCTGTCGAATAAGAACAATTGACGGAGTTGCCGCAAGAGAGCTTGTACCAAATTTGTCTACACCTTTGGACACAGCCTTTTTTATGCCTGATGCTGTGAATGTAAATCCCCAAGTTTATCTTCAG GCACTCTACCTAGCTTGCGAAAATTTGGTCACTAGGATGGACTCAACAGGGTATCAGAGAAAAAGTATAAGTTTGCAAAAAGAGTCAGTGGCTTCGCTTCACGACCTCAAAG GTGAATATGATGCTGTGATAGTTTGCCTTGGTGCTAAAGTTGACACGCTTCCTGAGCTGTCTGGAATGCTTCCTATCAGGACATGCAGGGGCATTGTTGCGCTCTTACAGCTGCATGATGTTTCGTG TGAAGAATACCCGGGACATAGTCCGTCCATCCTATCAGATGCTTGGGTTGCGATTCAGAGCCCCCGGAGTTTGTGTCTAGGCTCAACATGGGAATGGGGATCAAGAAATTACTCTTCTTCTGTCTCTGTAGAGGAAGCCTCAGCAACACTGAGGGAACTTGTTCCTAAGGCGTCTACAGTTTATCCCGAAATAACAAAATGGAGTTTAACAGGTGCACGAGCAGGTGTGAGGGCAATGCCACCGCTCACTCCCCAGGGATCATTTCCTCTTTTGGGTTGCATTGATGATCTAGTTGGAGGATCTTCTCCTTCGAAGTTTTGGTTAATAGGAGGTCTTGGTTCTAGAGGACTACTCTACCATGGCTGGCTTGGAAAGTTAACTGCAGGTGCCGTACTGTCTGGTCAGGAAGATGTATTACCACCTGAACTGACTTCCTGGAGAAAGATGAAGAGAAAGTGA
- the LOC141606119 gene encoding uncharacterized protein LOC141606119 isoform X2, with the protein MSAAVQLLHYHYLPILIIRHPSGVLLLVPALLVCPSLGICSFPKDLKLHVDVFDELGIGGGASGVSGGLIHPYSPKVKLLWRAEECWIECLNLLKVAEDAAKSPHFGLDTDSFVVRRTGILRPAVNEKNLDVMKENALNCLSSCRIRTIDGVAARELVPNLSTPLDTAFFMPDAVNVNPQVYLQALYLACENLVTRMDSTGYQRKSISLQKESVASLHDLKGEYDAVIVCLGAKVDTLPELSGMLPIRTCRGIVALLQLHDVSCEEYPGHSPSILSDAWVAIQSPRSLCLGSTWEWGSRNYSSSVSVEEASATLRELVPKASTVYPEITKWSLTGARAGVRAMPPLTPQGSFPLLGCIDDLVGGSSPSKFWLIGGLGSRGLLYHGWLGKLTAGAVLSGQEDVLPPELTSWRKMKRK; encoded by the exons aTGTCCGCTGCTGTTCAACTTCTTCATTATCATTATCTCCCCATTTTAATAATACGTCATCCCTCAg GTGTGCTGTTGTTGGTGCCGGCTTTGCTGGTTTGTCCGTCGCTTGGCATTTGCTCTTT TCCCAAGGATCTGAAATTGCATGTTGATGTATTTGATGAATTGGGAATTGGTGGCGGTGCCTCGGGAGTCTCTGGGGGACTTATTCATCCTTATTCCCCTAAGG TGAAGCTTCTTTGGAGAGCTGAAGAATGTTGGATAGAGTGTCTTAATCTTCTCAAGGTTGCTGAAGATGCTGCTAAATCTCCCCACTTTGGACTCGATACTGATTCGTTCGTTGTTAGAAGAAC GGGTATTCTGAGACCAGCTGTCAATGAGAAGAACTTAGATGTGATGAAAGAA AATGCTTTGAATTGTCTGTCAAGCTGTCGAATAAGAACAATTGACGGAGTTGCCGCAAGAGAGCTTGTACCAAATTTGTCTACACCTTTGGACACAGCCTTTTTTATGCCTGATGCTGTGAATGTAAATCCCCAAGTTTATCTTCAG GCACTCTACCTAGCTTGCGAAAATTTGGTCACTAGGATGGACTCAACAGGGTATCAGAGAAAAAGTATAAGTTTGCAAAAAGAGTCAGTGGCTTCGCTTCACGACCTCAAAG GTGAATATGATGCTGTGATAGTTTGCCTTGGTGCTAAAGTTGACACGCTTCCTGAGCTGTCTGGAATGCTTCCTATCAGGACATGCAGGGGCATTGTTGCGCTCTTACAGCTGCATGATGTTTCGTG TGAAGAATACCCGGGACATAGTCCGTCCATCCTATCAGATGCTTGGGTTGCGATTCAGAGCCCCCGGAGTTTGTGTCTAGGCTCAACATGGGAATGGGGATCAAGAAATTACTCTTCTTCTGTCTCTGTAGAGGAAGCCTCAGCAACACTGAGGGAACTTGTTCCTAAGGCGTCTACAGTTTATCCCGAAATAACAAAATGGAGTTTAACAGGTGCACGAGCAGGTGTGAGGGCAATGCCACCGCTCACTCCCCAGGGATCATTTCCTCTTTTGGGTTGCATTGATGATCTAGTTGGAGGATCTTCTCCTTCGAAGTTTTGGTTAATAGGAGGTCTTGGTTCTAGAGGACTACTCTACCATGGCTGGCTTGGAAAGTTAACTGCAGGTGCCGTACTGTCTGGTCAGGAAGATGTATTACCACCTGAACTGACTTCCTGGAGAAAGATGAAGAGAAAGTGA
- the LOC141609268 gene encoding uncharacterized protein LOC141609268, producing the protein MTFKSRSSTITLPSDVVFEPYSEMRTVEGTDTLVIHLPEFRKEQLRVQVNNQGVLKVSGEKPEGEDGKRKTRFLKEAKIPRGCDINHIRAKFVAGHLHVIMPVKAPSPPDNQQEQPPKTSSTTQATEPNALTEQKLEASRSRNGVMTKDNGFGIGNSLARFQVQKKVTVNLGVAVVALVAIGAYVAYTYGTSSSSSSSSSPPSQIED; encoded by the exons ATGACATTCAAAAGCAGGTCCTCAACCATTACACTCCCTTCTGATGTCGTCTTCGAACCTTACAGCGAGATGAGGACAGTGGAAGGGACCGACACCTTAGTCATTCATCTCCCTG AGTTCAGGAAAGAGCAACTGAGGGTGCAAGTAAATAATCAAGGAGTCCTCAAAGTAAGCGGAGAGAAGCCTGAAGGAGAAGACGGTAAACGAAAAACACGGTTCCTTAAGGAAGCTAAGATACCACGAGGTTGCGATATTAATCATATTCGGGCTAAGTTTGTTGCCGGCCATCTCCATGTTATTATGCCTGTCAAGGCTCCAAGTCCACCTGACAATCAGCAGGAGCAACCTCCGAAGACATCCTCTACTACTCAAGCCACGGAACCAAATGCATTGACGGAACAAAAACTTGAGGCTTCAAGAAGTAGAAATGGTGTAATGACAAAGGATAACGGGTTTGGGATCGGAAATTCATTAGCTAGGTTCCAAGTACAGAAGAAGGTGACTGTGAATTTGGGTGTTGCAGTTGTGGCTTTGGTTGCAATTGGAGCTTATGTCGCTTATACCTACGGCACCTCTAGctcttcgtcttcttcttcttcaccgcCTTCACAAATTGAGGACTAA
- the LOC141606120 gene encoding glycerophosphodiester phosphodiesterase GDPDL7-like, with protein MIKYLALALLWLGFITAQKPPGSPWLTITGQRPVAIARGGYSGLFPDSSRLAYEFLPAFSLPDTIYYCDLQLTKDSVGFCQTELKLDNSTNIAVIFPQGHKTYNVNGKDVHGWFALDYLADELLPNVTLAQNVLSRPFAFDEQAILLVEDVSGLTKPPPRVWLNVQYDLFYHQHKISPALYLEDLRFAGMNYISSPEIGFLKSIVAKAGKARVKLIFRFLELEAIEPTTMQTYATILTNLAAIKQFASGILVPKTYIWPVNRELYLLPPTTLVTDAHKLGLEVYASGFANDCPGSYNYSYDPSAEILQFIDNGLFSVDGVLTDFPSTASEAIACLAHHKNASKPRGKRTLIISHDGASGDYPGCTDLAYEKAVMDGADIIDCSVQMSKDGIPFCMGSADVSGDSNAVTAFLSKSSNIPEIQEKNGVFSFDLTWAEIQTLKPQLNTPLTQLAALPRNPANKNKGRFLTLAEFLDFAKAKAVTGIKLNIQNAAYLASKKGLDIIGAVTTALSNATFDQQSTQQVMIQSDDTSVLAKFKEIPSYQRVYTIEEEISDAPKISVDEVKKFADAVDVRRLSLFKDTGSFLTNFTKVVEEMHAGNISVHVSTLYNEYTTLVFDAMADPLIELATLIEALKVDAVVTEYPATANAYMRSPCADPSNEKIEYPIAPVEPGGLLDLAAHETLPPTAAPAPALDAANIVDPPLPPVTKPASAPAGTKNATSPRSSVSICLLVLAALILTSVLSAH; from the exons ATGATCAAATATTTGGCGTTAGCCTTGCTCTGGCTTGGCTTTATTACAGCACAAAAACCTCCGGGGAGTCCGTGGTTGACAATAACGG GTCAACGGCCAGTGGCGATAGCAAGAGGAGGTTACTCAGGATTGTTTCCGGACTCCAGTCGTTTGGCTTATGAGTTTTTGCCAGCATTTAGCTTGCCTGATACCATCTACTATTGTGATCTTCAATTGACCAAAGATAGTGTAGGCTTCTGTCAAACCGAGTTGAAGCTTGATAATTCTACCAATATAGCCGTCATCTTTCCACAAGGCCACAAAACTTACAACGTTAATGGCAAGGATGTCCATGGATGGTTTGCACTTGATTATTTGGCGGATGAGCTCTTACCTAATGTCACCT TGGCACAGAATGTGCTGTCTAGACCGTTTGCCTTTGATGAGCAAGCAATACTGCTGGTTGAAGATGTTTCAGGATTGACTAAGCCGCCTCCCCGAGTGTGGCTCAATGTTCAG TATGATTTATTCTACCACCAGCACAAAATTAGCCCGGCGTTGTACCTTGAAGACTTGAGATTTGCAGGAATGAATTACATTTCCTCTCCTGAGATCGGCTTCTTGAAAAGCATTGTTGCAAAAGCAGGCAAAGCACGAGTCAAACTCATTTTCAGGTTTCTAGAGCTTGAAGCCATTGAGCCGACCACCATGCAAACGTACGCAACAATTTTGACAAATCTGGCAGCCATTAAACAGTTTGCATCAGGCATTCTTGTCCCCAAGACATACATATGGCCAGTTAACAGGGAGTTGTATCTATTGCCGCCCACTACTCTTGTAACTGATGCTCATAAACTCGGTCTTGAAGTTTATGCTTCTGGGTTTGCCAATGACTGTCCTGGCAGTTACAACTATAGCTATGATCCCTCCGCAGAAATCTTGCAGTTTATTGACAATGGCCTCTTTTCTGTCGATGGTGTGCTCACAGACTTCCCGTCTACAGCATCTGAAGCCATTG CATGCTTGGCACACCACAAAAATGCTAGCAAGCCAAGAGGAAAACGAACTTTGATCATCAGCCATGACGGTGCTAGTGGAGATTATCCTGGATGCACTGACCTCGCGTATGAGAAAGCAGTCATGGATGGAGCCGACATAATTGATTGTTCAGTACAGATGTCCAAGGATGGAATTCCATTCTGCATGGGATCTGCTGATGTTTCAGGAGATAGCAACGCCGTTACTGCCTTCCTGTCAAAATCCTCCAATATTCCCGAAATTCAAGAAAAGAATGGAGTCTTTTCATTTGATCTCACCTGGGCCGAGATCCAAACCTTGAAAC CTCAACTCAACACTCCACTAACACAACTCGCGGCTCTGCCAAGGAACCCGGCCAACAAGAACAAGGGTAGATTCTTGACCCTTGCAGAGTTTCTAGACTTCGCCAAGGCTAAGGCAGTCACTGGAATTAAACTCAACATACAG AATGCAGCCTACCTTGCTTCCAAGAAAGGGTTGGACATAATAGGGGCTGTAACCACGGCCTTAAGTAACGCCACATTTGAtcagcaatcaacgcaacaagtCATGATCCAGTCCGATGACACCTCAGTGCTGGCAAAGTTCAAGGAAATCCCATCATACCAAAGAGTGTATACAATTGAGGAAGAGATAAGTGATGCTCCAAAAATATCAGTTGATGAAGTCAAGAAATTTGCAGACGCTGTGGACGTTAGGAGACTCTCCCTCTTCAAAGACACAGGCTCCTTCCTCACAAACTTCACCAAAGTTGTCGAAGAAATGCATGCAGGGAATATATCAGTACATGTTTCCACACTGTATAATGAGTATACCACTCTAGTATTTGATGCCATGGCAGATCCTCTCATAGAGCTAGCGACACTTATCGAGGCTCTTAAAGTTGACGCAGTTGTTACAGAATACCCGGCAACAGCCAATGCCTACATGA GGAGTCCTTGTGCAGATCCAAGTAATGAAAAAATCGAGTACCCTATAGCTCCGGTGGAACCAGGAGGCTTGCTTGACTTAGCTGCACATGAAACCCTACCACCAACAGCAGCACCAGCACCAGCTCTGGATGCAGCTAACATCGTGGATCCACCTCTACCTCCAGTCACAAAGCCTGCAAGCGCCCCCGCTGGAACCAAAAATGCAACTAGTCCAAGAAGTAGTGTCAGTATTTGTCTCTTGGTACTGGCGGCACTCATTCTCACCTCGGTTTTATCTGCACATTAA
- the LOC141606121 gene encoding temperature-induced lipocalin-1, whose product MSNSEMKTVTGVDLKRYMGRWYEIASIPSRFQPRDGTNTRATYTLEADGATVRVLNETWSGGKRGFIEGTAYKADPTSDEAKLKVKFWVPPFLPVFPVTGDYWVLELGENYEYALVGQPSRRYLWVLCRKPVMEEELYKMLLEKAVEQGYDVSKLVKTPQDEVPPEGDDGPKDTKGFWWIKSVFGK is encoded by the coding sequence ATGTCAAATTCAGAAATGAAAACCGTAACCGGAGTAGACCTCAAGAGGTACATGGGTCGATGGTACGAAATCGCCTCAATCCCGTCTCGATTCCAACCCCGAGACGGGACCAATACCCGCGCTACCTACACTCTGGAAGCGGACGGTGCAACCGTCCGCGTCCTAAACGAGACATGGAGCGGGGGTAAGCGAGGTTTCATCGAAGGCACTGCGTACAAAGCCGACCCGACATCCGATGAGGCTAAACTTAAGGTCAAGTTCTGGGTCCCACCGTTTTTGCCGGTGTTTCCCGTTACCGGGGATTACTGGGTTCTTGAACTGGGTGAAAATTACGAGTATGCCCTTGTTGGACAGCCGTCGAGGCGGTATTTGTGGGTGTTGTGCAGGAAGCCGGTgatggaggaggaattgtacaagATGTTGTTGGAGAAGGCGGTTGAACAAGGGTATGATGTTAGTAAATTGGTTAAAACTCCGCAGGATGAGGTTCCGCCAGAAGGTGATGATGGGCCGAAAGATACTAAGGGGTTTTGGTGGATTAAATCTGTCTTTGGCAAGTAG